The Oncorhynchus masou masou isolate Uvic2021 chromosome 25, UVic_Omas_1.1, whole genome shotgun sequence DNA window ataATTTAAGACAGGAATTAAGCCTAGCTTTGGACTAAAAATTAATTTCAATGGAAATTTTGCCCTAAAAACCACCCCTAAAAACAATGACCAGTGCCAGTCATCCTAGCTTAAGCCATCTTCATTCGGAGTCACCAAGATCTAACAGGTTGCTGGATTTGACATTCAAGACTCCCTCCCATCCTTGTGGTTGACAATACAGGGCAGACAGGTCATTGTCCTAGTAAAATGTCCATAGATAGATCATGTTCATCCCTGCAGGCACACAGGCCAAAAGACAGAAGATCATAGAACCAGTATAACAACCATCTACTATGGGAGCTGAGCAGCATTAGAGTCTAAATGAGGGTGAGGGAATCCCCTGCTTTTCAATTCATGACACACTGCATGCAGCCACTAGTGGTCACGATGACTCCCCAACCAACCAATTGGTGTGtttcctttttcttcttcttctgttacTAGGGCCTGTGTGTCTGATGCTGGTCTAATGGTTGTCTtgcttagcctggtcccaggagTTGGTAAGACtgaacaaacagatctgagaccaggctatttTCTCTCCCTGTTCTGTCTATGCCCAATTCTGTGTCCTACTTAGAACAATGATTCAGATTATTCCAAAACAATACAGTTGTTCTCTGACTGTAAAAGCCACTTTAAAGACAGAGCACACAGCAGTGCATTAGATAAGCTGAGTTTCACATTTCTTTGCTCAGAAACACCACATTTTCACTTTTTTTTGTTACTATATACAGCACATAGTTCTGGTCCAAGTAAGTTGTTTAGAGTTAAAAATAGATATTCTACCGGTAAAACATTGTGAAACTGGATTTGCTGGGCGAGCAACATGAGTGGGGTTACTTTTTACATTGAcaatcttttattttttttaatcaatagaAAATCTCATATGATCCAACTAGTAATAGCTAGCACAAATGACCTGGTACCACCAGGGCCGATTTAAAACCCTGATGATAAATGAGTTCACTGAGGTGTGCAATTGTTTTTGATTGATTTACTAACAATTTGTTTATGATGACTGTGATGTTCTAATGTTATGAATTGTTATTGTATCTTTTCTTTCCATCTTGTAGTTTAAATCTATTATTTTATGTCCTCAGGGTACCATTGAAAATGAGACCCTGGTCGCATTATCTTATATAGAGAGTATTTCCAGGTCAAATATACTTTTTGTACTCCactgtttttttgttgtattttttttttgtatttaggTTCGATTCATACGTCATGCACAAAATAGGTTTTCTTCTATTCAAGCTTTGCGTCACGTTGTCAGACAGCTTGATCAGATTGCGCAGCCGGCTTGATCAATCGTCGTCCACCTCGTCTCCCTCCGACTCTTCTCCTCCTGCAACTCCTCCTCCTGGTCTCCTTTCAAACATTTTATCCTTCGGTCTCTCCTGTATCTCTTTCATCTCTTCGGCATAACGGGAGAATGCGCCTCCAAACTTGCCCCACGCTTTGAACGGGATAGTGATCGAGTTTCTATAGCTGGGTTTGACTTCGCTCACCCTCATGAAAACTCCGTATTTGTTGGACCCGACGTCGAAGAAGAACCGTTTGGAGTCCACCATGATAGAGGTGCCCTCCGGAAGCTCGCTGTAGCCCCCTGCTCCTCCGCCACCGGCGAGTTCCTCGTCATCTCCTCCGTAGTCGTCTATATGTTTGGCTAGGGCGTCACGGAACTCTATTAACCCTTGGGCCGGGAGGGCGATGGTTTGTCCGGACTGCATTCCACCAGGGACTCCGCCACTTCCTACTCCGAACCCGGGGCCTCGGTTGAGGGTCTGCCTGATGCGGAGGAACCTCCCCCGCTGGTTCTCTTTCAGATCGAGGTAGTATTTTCGGTTTTCTCGAACCAGGAACTCACTCTTCAAGGCCCGCCTAGGCCCACTGTCATCCCCACCGGATGACTGAGCGATCTGCTCGGGGCTGCTAGGCCCAAGTTGGGCGTAGTGCTCTATAAAATCCCCCAGGTAGTCACGGAACTCGGCGGCAACTGACATGGAAAGGGTCAGACGACTTTTCGAGCCCCCGGCGCCGACCTCGGCGATTTTGATGAATCTGCCCTTCGCATTCTGCTTTACATCCAGGTAGAAGCGTTTGTTCTGGATGTCCAGTCGCTTTGAGGCCAGCTCCTGGGTCTCCTGGTCCCGCTGGTAGTGTTGAAACCCGCCGCTTCCACCCCCTACGCCACCACTGCTGCCACCGCGCTCACTCCCACTGTCCCCGTCCGCCATCTTCGCCACCAGCAGCCAGATTCTCTCCTTCCTAGGTTCTGCTCCCCGCCCCCCGCGCGCTTAACCAATTCGCAGAGGAACATACCGTTGAATACTGCGTTCTGATAGGCCAATCGCCTGCCAATTACAACAGCAGACCACAAACTGTTGATTTTCTACTGGTAGATTCCTCTTGTCAGTCAAAAAACGGCCCCCTCCTAATTCGATGAAATCAACGATTTCCCCCGATTATTTATCGTAAGCGGTTTACTTTTCTAATGCATTGCAATGCAAAACCTCGTCGTCTTAAAATGACATGAAACGAATAGATATTCAGGCAAACTAGCAAAATACTGCTGAGTATTTTGAATTCATTGTGCACTAGCTAATTAGTTACCCATTGATTTTGTACACCAATTGTGAGTCAAATTAATATTTTAGGACATCCAGtcagtttgcaactgcatacAATGCATGCATTATCAAAGACGAGTGCTTTGAGTATTTCTGAATATGCAATATCCAGATGTGCGCATGCACGTAATATATTGTTTCAGCATTTTATTAGTCAATCACGTGAATAATATTGATCATcaatacaaatacattttgagTGGCAATGTCGAGCTCAGCAGTCCAGCCTACTTGGTCTCGTGCGCAAAGGACATGCCGAAGTTGCGGTGGGGGATGGGTAAAATGTGTACAAGCAGCGCTGTAATTGGGCAAGAAAAATATTCAAAGAAACAACACGAATTCCCATTGGTCAATGTTCGCTCGCGAGGAGTCCCGGAGCTTTTACGAGCCTGAAGGACTTTATTGTTTCTCTTCGTCTTCAACAGAAATTGTTTCCGAGCTCCTCAGTTCCTCAACCAAATAACAAAACGCTGAAATGGTAACGTTATGTGGTTATTATTTGTAGTAATCCTTTTAATAACGACTGCTCGGTATATCATTTGTTGTAATTGCATTACCGGCTACTGCTGCTTCAAATTACCTAAAAAGAAATGCCAAGCTAGCGTTAGCCAGCTTGGCATAAGCTAACAAGTTTGCATTACCAACCGATACCTACTTAGAGATATTTAGGTTACTTTTTTTAACATACTTGTGAAACTTTTAGCTTTTATTTGTTTAGTAATTGCTGGTATTCATTCGTGTTAGAAATATCTTACTTTAGCTATTTTTGCGTTCGTATTATTTGGTTGAACGGCTATGAGGCTACCAACGTTAGCTATAATTTAGCTAGTTGGATaccataacgttagctagctgaccATTTGTTTTCAAGTACGGTCGGGTTGTCCCGCGATTCTCTACAAAAATCAAATGTTAGTATTGCCATCTGTCGGAAGTTGTCTCGCTACTTATTCTTCCTTTTATAGCATCAGTCAATTTCAGGAAGTGGCAAATTCATTGGGTTTATCAATCAAAAATGGACTACTTTATTACAATAGTGTGAATGttggtaaaaatgtattttagcCACGCAACCCCTAGTTACCCGGGattctcctcctcgtggacttgAGCAACTGTGCTAAAGCATGTTTTCAGTGCCTTTTCTTAGTAACGTTTTGATTCCAGCTGCTGGTTAGTAACTGGCGGGAAACCGTATGCCCTCAAGAACAGGGTGATTCA harbors:
- the LOC135513778 gene encoding transcriptional regulator protein Pur-beta-like, producing MADGDSGSERGGSSGGVGGGSGGFQHYQRDQETQELASKRLDIQNKRFYLDVKQNAKGRFIKIAEVGAGGSKSRLTLSMSVAAEFRDYLGDFIEHYAQLGPSSPEQIAQSSGGDDSGPRRALKSEFLVRENRKYYLDLKENQRGRFLRIRQTLNRGPGFGVGSGGVPGGMQSGQTIALPAQGLIEFRDALAKHIDDYGGDDEELAGGGGAGGYSELPEGTSIMVDSKRFFFDVGSNKYGVFMRVSEVKPSYRNSITIPFKAWGKFGGAFSRYAEEMKEIQERPKDKMFERRPGGGVAGGEESEGDEVDDD